The Euwallacea similis isolate ESF13 chromosome 7, ESF131.1, whole genome shotgun sequence genome has a window encoding:
- the Calr gene encoding calreticulin has protein sequence MKLFLLFSAISLCTVLTSAKVHFEEKFSDDSWEKKWIYSKHPGKEFGKFVKTAGKFFFNEEDDQGLQTSEDARFYALSTKFEPFSTEGKDLVVQFTVKHEQNIDCGGGYVKVFDCNFKEEDLHGETPYRLMFGPDICGPGTKKVHVILNHKDKNHLINKDIRCKDDEYTHAYTLIIHPDNKYEVLIDNEQVQSGSLELDWDILPPKKIKDPEAKKPEDWDDRATIPDPDDTKPEDWDKPEHIPDPAATKPDDWDDEMDGEWEPPMIDNPDFKGEWKPKQIDNPAYKGQWVHPEIDNPEYSPVPDLYKHDEICGIGLDLWQVKSGSIFDNILITDDATYASNALSSLKEKQAGEKTAKEAKDKEEAEARKAAEDTDADEGDDDDEDEEDREPQVEEKHDEL, from the exons atgaagttatttttattattttcggcTATTTCTTTGTGTACTGTGCTAACTTCTGCAAAAGTGCATTTCGAAGAAAAGTTCTCTGATG ACTCAtgggaaaaaaaatggatCTATAGCAAACACCCTGGAAAAGAGTTTGGCAAATTTGTGAAGACAGCTGGCAAGTTCTTCTTCAACGAGGAAGATGACCAGG GACTTCAAACCTCAGAAGATGCTCGTTTCTACGCTCTCAGCACAAAATTCGAACCATTCAGCACCGAAGGTAAGGACCTAGTAGTCCAATTTACCGTCAAACACGAACAGAACATCGACTGTGGTGGAGGCTATGTCAAAGTTTTCGATTGCAACTTCAAAGAGGAAGACCTTCATGGTGAAACCCCCTACAGGCTGATGTTTGGTCCTGATATTTGCGGACCTGGAACAAAGAAGGTTCATGTTATTCTCAACCACAAAGACAAGAACCATCTAATTAACAAGGATATCAGATGTAAG GATGATGAATACACCCACGCCTACACTCTCATCATCCATCCTGACAACAAATACGAAGTCCTCATCGACAACGAACAAGTACAATCTGGTTCTTTGGAACTCGACTGGGATATTCTCCCTCCCAAAAAGATTAAGGACCCCGAAGCTAAGAAACCTGAAGATTGGGACGACAGGGCGACCATTCCCGACCCAGATGACACCAAACCAGAAGACTGGGACAAACCCGAGCACATCCCCGACCCTGCCGCCACCAAGCCCGACGATTGGGATGATGAAATGGACGGAGAGTGGGAACCACCCATGATTGATAATCCTGACTTCAAGG GAGAATGgaaaccaaaacaaattgacAACCCCGCATACAAAGGTCAATGGGTCCATCCTGAGATTGACAACCCCGAATACTCCCCAGTTCCTGATTTATACAAACACGACGAAATTTGCGGAATCGGTTTGGATCTCTGGCAg GTCAAATCTGGATCCATCTTCGATAACATCCTTATCACCGATGACGCCACATACGCCAGCAATGCACTTTCCAgtctgaaagaaaaacaagcAGGTGAGAAAACAGCTAAAGAAGCTAAAGATAAGGAAGAGGCGGAGGCGCGAAAGGCCGCTGAAGACACCGACGCTGATGAAGGTGACGATGATGATGAAGATGAAGAGGACCGTGAACCACAAGTCGAA gagaAACACGATGAACTGTAG
- the LOC136410064 gene encoding uncharacterized protein produces the protein MAFNYNVRGEELRDDKPPPFKLCFIEKSILGQSNLKIGKPLNIGPIVSEKFYDTRTKDVSEELVRKYIDIFEKAELFQKGSLPKTENEKYGWYQVTLTDADRKDRRLFAHKRTNIIVREHLMNYAKIRE, from the exons ATGGCCTTCAATTATAACGTTAGAGGTGAAGAATTGAGAGATGATAAACCACCTCCATTTAAACTGTGTTTTATTGAGAAAAGCATATTAGGCCAATCCAActtaaaaataggaaaacctTTAAATATTG GGCCAATTGTGTCGGAAAAGTTTTACGACACGAGAACTAAAGATGTGAGTGAAGAGTTAGTAAGAAAATATATCGacatatttgaaaaagcaGAATTGTTCCAGAAAGGATCTCTACcaaaaacagaaaatgaaaa GTATGGATGGTACCAAGTAACTCTAACTGATGCTGACCGAAAAGATAGAAGACTCTTTGCTCATAAAAGAACAAACATAATTGTTAGGGAACATCTCAtgaattatgcaaaaattagggaataa
- the LOC136410152 gene encoding regulator of G-protein signaling 11 isoform X2, producing MEPDHRDQRCLRPKAFDKMEELVKEMQDTESGGVPVRSQKIFLTSIPAAFMGYDLIEWLIMRLEIEESEALNIANQLCQYGYFFPISDSKNLVVKDDSSLYRFQSPYFWPWRNKPPDNVDYAIYLTKRSLRNKQRHGLEEYEQEAFTNLRRNLSNKWDIIMAQADEQVRHQKAMKKPDKLISDSQEKAYWRVHRPPPGIPGSLEQVPVPTRCWNGVKARKKTIEDCKRELELFRTSLYRTRIKMSQALEGLVQHIDTYTEFDPLLVPPQPSNPWVNEDITYWQLNAPLVDIPTDKRVKKWGLSMEDLLLDPTGVQEFTNYLQKEKSEENILFWLAVNDLRRTSQSQVLWKIQEIYENFVKHGSTSEVNIDNQTMDQVLEGMKNNSRFCFDAAQEHVYNLLLKKDCYPRFVRSDYYKHLLITGVQPLQKKRFFGFGPTKKKISTCAQSNQPQISQHPGVTPNTGTLSKRRGSDRSLSGSAHEISHFGVGSSSHAAVVHETKVSHSHSQSNLSDIPYRVKKPDALPGTSTSEEVCPWDATATPPRTPTKTQRKSRRVDSESSSSDISVGVTELSEKVQRGLLTQQHTLDCGKKLHVETYETPRRASVSVPITHSSAGIESSRRKVSSFEDNSTSALESTAPTFVIANEIDNNFPVKAPESLEASSSANNSEKALQKSHGIAKTCSISSGNPIISVSSVTVEVPPGSEYKCDDGEQHNVISLEKGNHDTPSSSHSAPVSPSILITRQEPKAPLAEPDSESPASELPPSEIVAPGDLESSDEPKEDKKHGDGEEDEANNADVCPWEDE from the exons ATGGAGCCTGATCACCGGGATCAACGATGCCTCAGGCCAAAAGCCTTTGACAAA ATGGAAGAACTGGTCAAAGAAATGCAAGACACGGAATCAGGTGGTGTACCTGTAAGAAGCCAGAAAATATTCCTAACATCCATTCCCGCCGCCTTCATGG GTTACGACTTAATTGAATGGCTTATTATGCGTCTTGAAATTGAAGAATCAG AGGCTTTAAACATCGCCAATCAGCTTTGTCAATACGGatacttttttccaataaGCGATTCGAAGAACCTTGTTGTAAAAGACGACAGCTCGCTATACAGATTCCAA TCGCCTTACTTCTGGCCTTGGCGTAACAAACCCCCCGATAATGTTGACTACGCAATTTACCTTACGAAACGATCGCTCCGAAACAAACAGAGACACGGCTTGGAAGAATACGAACAGGAAGCGTTTACAAACCTAAGAAGAAACTTATCCAACAAGTGGGACATAATTATGGCCCAAGCTGATGAACAG GTTCGACATCAAAAGGCCATGAAAAAACCTGACAAGCTAATTAGCGATTCCCAAGAGAAAGCCTATTGGAGAGTGCACCGTCCGCCTCCTGGAATTCCCGGTTCCTTAGAGCAGGTACCCGTACCCACTAGGTGTTGGAATGGGGTTAAAGCCAGGAAAAAGACAATCGAAGATTGTAAAAGAGAG ctCGAACTGTTCAGGACCAGTTTGTATAGAACCAGAATAAAAATGTCTCAAGCCCTGGAAGGACTAGTTCAACATATCGATACTTATACGGAGTTCGATCCTCTCCTAGTCCCTCCTCAACCATCGAATCCATGGGTAAACGAAGACATCACGTATTGGCAGCTAAACGCACCCTT AGTGGACATCCCCACTGATAAAAGAGTGAAGAAATGGGGTCTGTCCATGGAGGATTTACTCTTGGATCCAACAGGCGTTCAAGAGTTTACAAATTATCTACAGAAAGAAAAAAGcgaagaaaatatattgttttggCTAGCGGTGAATGATCTAAGGCGAACTTCTCAGTCCCAAGTTTTATGGAAGATTCAAGAAATTTACGA AAACTTCGTGAAACATGGATCTACCAGTGAGGTAAACATCGACAACCAAACTATGGATCAGGTTTTGGAAGGAATGAAGAACAACAGCAGGTTTTGCTTCGATGCTGCTCAGGAACATGTATACAATTTACTTCTGAAGAAAGACTGTTATCCCAGATTCGTGCGCTCTGATTACTACAAACATTTGTTGATCACTGGAGTCCAACCTCTCCAAAAGAAACG atttttcgGTTTCGGTCCtacgaaaaagaaaatatcgaCATGTGCGCAGTCAAACCAACCTCAGATATCTCAGCACCCAGGCGTGACTCCAAACACAGGAACTTTGAGCAAACGTCGAGGAAGTGATCGCAGTCTGTCAGGTTCCGCTCATGAAATTTCCCATTTTGGAGTTGGGAGCAGTAGCCATGCAGCGGTGGTCCATGAGACTAAAGTGTCACATTCTCATTCACAAAGCAACTTGAGCGATATACCCTATAG AGTTAAAAAACCTGATGCACTTCCGGGGACCTCGACATCGGAAGAAGTTTGTCCATGGGATGCAACAGCAACTCCTCCGCGAACGCCGACAAAAACCCAAAGGAAATCTCGACGAGTAGATTCAGAGAGTTCATCATCTGATATAAGTGTGGGGGTAACAGAATTAAGCGAAAag GTTCAACGTGGGTTGCTAACTCAACAGCACACATTGGATTGTGGCAAAAAGCTCCATGTGGAAACGTACGAAACACCTCGTCGTGCCTCGGTCTCAGTGCCAATTACCCATAGCAGTGCAGGAATTGAAAGTTCCCGAAGGAAGGTGTCCTCATTCGAAGACAACAGCACGTCAGCCCTAGAATCTACTGCACCCACCTTTGTGATAGCGAATGAAATAGACAATAATTTCCCGGTGAAAGCTCCGGAAAGCCTGGAAGCGAGTAGTAGTGCGAACAATAGCGAAAAAGCTTTGCAAAAAAGTCACGGCATTGCGAAAACTTGCTCAATATCGAGTGGAAACCCCATAATTAGTGTTAGTTCAGTGACGGTTGAAGTTCCGCCAGGATCCGAGTACAAATGTGACGACGGTGAACAGCATAATGTAATCTCTTTAG AAAAGGGCAACCATGACACACCAAGTTCAAGTCACTCTGCACCAGTTTCGCCTTCCATACTCATCACCAGGCAAGAACCAAAGGCTCCTTTGGCAGAACCAGACAGCGAGTCACCTGCCAGTGAATTACCCCCTTCCGAGATAGTCGCACCAGGTGATTTAGAATCTTCCGACGAACCAAAGGAAGACAAGAAACACGGAGATGGAGAAGAGGATGAGGCCAACAATGCTGACGTGTGCCCGTGGGAGGATGAGTAG
- the LOC136410152 gene encoding regulator of G-protein signaling 7 isoform X1 produces MEPDHRDQRCLRPKAFDKMEELVKEMQDTESGGVPVRSQKIFLTSIPAAFMGYDLIEWLIMRLEIEESEALNIANQLCQYGYFFPISDSKNLVVKDDSSLYRFQSPYFWPWRNKPPDNVDYAIYLTKRSLRNKQRHGLEEYEQEAFTNLRRNLSNKWDIIMAQADEQVRHQKAMKKPDKLISDSQEKAYWRVHRPPPGIPGSLEQVPVPTRCWNGVKARKKTIEDCKRELELFRTSLYRTRIKMSQALEGLVQHIDTYTEFDPLLVPPQPSNPWVNEDITYWQLNAPLVDIPTDKRVKKWGLSMEDLLLDPTGVQEFTNYLQKEKSEENILFWLAVNDLRRTSQSQVLWKIQEIYENFVKHGSTSEVNIDNQTMDQVLEGMKNNSRFCFDAAQEHVYNLLLKKDCYPRFVRSDYYKHLLITGVQPLQKKRFFGFGPTKKKISTCAQSNQPQISQHPGVTPNTGTLSKRRGSDRSLSGSAHEISHFGVGSSSHAAVVHETKVSHSHSQSNLSDIPYRVKKPDALPGTSTSEEVCPWDATATPPRTPTKTQRKSRRVDSESSSSDISVGVTELSEKVQRGLLTQQHTLDCGKKLHVETYETPRRASVSVPITHSSAGIESSRRKVSSFEDNSTSALESTAPTFVIANEIDNNFPVKAPESLEASSSANNSEKALQKSHGIAKTCSISSGNPIISVSSVTVEVPPGSEYKCDDGEQHNVISLEKGNHDTPSSSHSAPVSPSILITRQEPKAPLAEPDSESPASELPPSEIVAPGDLESSDEPKEDKKHGDGEEDEANNADVCPWEDEENCRVNTPFVKKYATLGYL; encoded by the exons ATGGAGCCTGATCACCGGGATCAACGATGCCTCAGGCCAAAAGCCTTTGACAAA ATGGAAGAACTGGTCAAAGAAATGCAAGACACGGAATCAGGTGGTGTACCTGTAAGAAGCCAGAAAATATTCCTAACATCCATTCCCGCCGCCTTCATGG GTTACGACTTAATTGAATGGCTTATTATGCGTCTTGAAATTGAAGAATCAG AGGCTTTAAACATCGCCAATCAGCTTTGTCAATACGGatacttttttccaataaGCGATTCGAAGAACCTTGTTGTAAAAGACGACAGCTCGCTATACAGATTCCAA TCGCCTTACTTCTGGCCTTGGCGTAACAAACCCCCCGATAATGTTGACTACGCAATTTACCTTACGAAACGATCGCTCCGAAACAAACAGAGACACGGCTTGGAAGAATACGAACAGGAAGCGTTTACAAACCTAAGAAGAAACTTATCCAACAAGTGGGACATAATTATGGCCCAAGCTGATGAACAG GTTCGACATCAAAAGGCCATGAAAAAACCTGACAAGCTAATTAGCGATTCCCAAGAGAAAGCCTATTGGAGAGTGCACCGTCCGCCTCCTGGAATTCCCGGTTCCTTAGAGCAGGTACCCGTACCCACTAGGTGTTGGAATGGGGTTAAAGCCAGGAAAAAGACAATCGAAGATTGTAAAAGAGAG ctCGAACTGTTCAGGACCAGTTTGTATAGAACCAGAATAAAAATGTCTCAAGCCCTGGAAGGACTAGTTCAACATATCGATACTTATACGGAGTTCGATCCTCTCCTAGTCCCTCCTCAACCATCGAATCCATGGGTAAACGAAGACATCACGTATTGGCAGCTAAACGCACCCTT AGTGGACATCCCCACTGATAAAAGAGTGAAGAAATGGGGTCTGTCCATGGAGGATTTACTCTTGGATCCAACAGGCGTTCAAGAGTTTACAAATTATCTACAGAAAGAAAAAAGcgaagaaaatatattgttttggCTAGCGGTGAATGATCTAAGGCGAACTTCTCAGTCCCAAGTTTTATGGAAGATTCAAGAAATTTACGA AAACTTCGTGAAACATGGATCTACCAGTGAGGTAAACATCGACAACCAAACTATGGATCAGGTTTTGGAAGGAATGAAGAACAACAGCAGGTTTTGCTTCGATGCTGCTCAGGAACATGTATACAATTTACTTCTGAAGAAAGACTGTTATCCCAGATTCGTGCGCTCTGATTACTACAAACATTTGTTGATCACTGGAGTCCAACCTCTCCAAAAGAAACG atttttcgGTTTCGGTCCtacgaaaaagaaaatatcgaCATGTGCGCAGTCAAACCAACCTCAGATATCTCAGCACCCAGGCGTGACTCCAAACACAGGAACTTTGAGCAAACGTCGAGGAAGTGATCGCAGTCTGTCAGGTTCCGCTCATGAAATTTCCCATTTTGGAGTTGGGAGCAGTAGCCATGCAGCGGTGGTCCATGAGACTAAAGTGTCACATTCTCATTCACAAAGCAACTTGAGCGATATACCCTATAG AGTTAAAAAACCTGATGCACTTCCGGGGACCTCGACATCGGAAGAAGTTTGTCCATGGGATGCAACAGCAACTCCTCCGCGAACGCCGACAAAAACCCAAAGGAAATCTCGACGAGTAGATTCAGAGAGTTCATCATCTGATATAAGTGTGGGGGTAACAGAATTAAGCGAAAag GTTCAACGTGGGTTGCTAACTCAACAGCACACATTGGATTGTGGCAAAAAGCTCCATGTGGAAACGTACGAAACACCTCGTCGTGCCTCGGTCTCAGTGCCAATTACCCATAGCAGTGCAGGAATTGAAAGTTCCCGAAGGAAGGTGTCCTCATTCGAAGACAACAGCACGTCAGCCCTAGAATCTACTGCACCCACCTTTGTGATAGCGAATGAAATAGACAATAATTTCCCGGTGAAAGCTCCGGAAAGCCTGGAAGCGAGTAGTAGTGCGAACAATAGCGAAAAAGCTTTGCAAAAAAGTCACGGCATTGCGAAAACTTGCTCAATATCGAGTGGAAACCCCATAATTAGTGTTAGTTCAGTGACGGTTGAAGTTCCGCCAGGATCCGAGTACAAATGTGACGACGGTGAACAGCATAATGTAATCTCTTTAG AAAAGGGCAACCATGACACACCAAGTTCAAGTCACTCTGCACCAGTTTCGCCTTCCATACTCATCACCAGGCAAGAACCAAAGGCTCCTTTGGCAGAACCAGACAGCGAGTCACCTGCCAGTGAATTACCCCCTTCCGAGATAGTCGCACCAGGTGATTTAGAATCTTCCGACGAACCAAAGGAAGACAAGAAACACGGAGATGGAGAAGAGGATGAGGCCAACAATGCTGACGTGTGCCCGTGGGAGGATGA GGAAAATTGCAGAGTAAATACACCGTTTGTTAAAAAGTACGCAACGTTGGGATAcctttaa
- the Gp93 gene encoding endoplasmin: MKQLLIVCVLAFAFIGATKADLDAEDTPIVNADLGASKEGSRTDDEVVKREEEAIKLDGLNVAQLKELREKAEKFTFQTEVNRMMKLIINSLYRNKEIFLRELISNASDALDKIRLLSLTNKSVLDTTSDLNIRIKTDKDSGMLHITDTGIGMTKTDLVNNLGTIAKSGTAEFLGKMQNAESTQELNDMIGQFGVGFYSAFLVADKVIVTSKHNDDNQYIWESDSNSYTIADDPRGDSLKRGTTVSLQLKPEAKDFLEHETIKNLVKKYSQFINFPIYLWTSHTETVEEPIEDEEEEKPPKPVEDEEDAAVEEEKEDKPKTKKVSKTVWDWEILNDSKPIWTRKPSEVEDKEYNEFYRALTKDDKDPLSKIHFVAEGEVTFKALLYVPTVQPSESFNRYGTKTDNIKLYVRRVFITDEFNDMMPSFLSFIRGVVDSDDLPLNVSRETLQQHKLIKVIKKKLVRKVLDMLKKIPADEYEKFWKEYSTNIKLGIIEDPANRTRLAKLLMFLSSNSDKLTSLADYVSRMKPKQDKIFYIAGSSKDEVKKSPFAERLLRKGYEVLYLTEAVDEYAISAIPEFDGKKFQNVAKEGFSLTESEGGKERLEQLQKSYEPLTKWLADDVLKEYISKATISERLSDSPCALVASMFGWTGNMERLAVSNAHQKADDPQRSYYLNQKKTLEVNPRHPLIKELLKRVSDDPSDPNAKDMALMLFRTATLRSGYMLKETSDFAQSIEVMMRKTLGVSLDEQVEEEEDVSDEIGSEDAEAAEREDEAEHDEL; this comes from the exons ATGAAGCAGTTACTTATTGTTTGTGTCCTAGCATTCGCTTTTATCG GGGCGACGAAGGCTGATTTAGATGCAGAAGATACTCCCATTGTAAATGCAGATCTGGGAGCCAGTAAGGAAGGTTCTAGAACTG ATGATGAAGTTGTTAAACGGGAAGAAGAAGCCATCAAACTCGACGGTCTCAATGTGGCTCAACTTAAGGAGCTTCGGGAGAAGGCGGAAAAGTTCACTTTCCAGACTGAAGTCAATCGGATGATGAAACTTATTATCAATTCTTTATACCGAAACAAAGAG ATCTTCTTAAGAGAACTCATCTCAAACGCCTCAGACGCATTAGATAAAATAAGATTGCTCTctttaacaaataaatcagTATTAGATACAACCTCGGATCTAAACATTCGAATTAAGACTGATAAGGACTCGGGAATGTTACATATTACCGACACGGGGATTGGAATGACCAAAACTGATCTGGTTAACAATTTGGGTACCATTGCCAAGTCTGGAACTGCAGAATTCTTAG GTAAAATGCAAAACGCAGAGTCTACACAAGAACTAAACGACATGATCGGGCAATTCGGGGTCGGATTCTATTCAGCGTTCTTGGTGGCCGATAAAGTTATCGTGACTTCCAAGCACAACGATGATAACCAATATATTTGGGAATCCGACTCAAACAGTTACACAATTGCGGATGACCCGAGAGGAGACTCTTTGAAGAGAG GTACTACTGTAAGTTTGCAGCTGAAGCCGGAAGCTAAAGATTTCTTAGAACATgaaaccattaaaaatttagtcaaaaaGTATTCACAGTTCATCAACTTCCCCATTTATTTGTGGACTAGTCATACCGAAACTGTAGAAGAACCCATTGAAGATGAGGAAGAAGAGAAACCACCGAAGCCGGTAGAAGATGAAGAAGATGCAGCTGTTGAGGAGGAAAAGGAAGATAAGCCAAAAACAAAGAAGGTCTCTAAAACTGTTTGGGATTGGGAAATTCTCAACGACAGCAAGCCAATTTGGACTAGAAAGCCTTCAGAAGTTGAAGATAAAGAATACAACGAGTTTTATAGAGCCTTGACGAAGGACGACAAAGATCCCTTGtctaaaattcattttgtcGCCGAAGGAGAAGTTACCTTCAAAGCATTATTATACGTTCCAACGGTGCAGCCCTCAGAAAGCTTCAACCGATATGGCACCAAGACCGATAACATTAAATTGTACGTCAGACGCGTTTTTATCACTGATGAATTCAATGACATGATGCCCTCTTTCTTGAGCTTTATCAGAGGTGTTGTTGATTCCGACGATTTGCCTTTGAACGTCTCTCGTGAGACTCTACAACAACACAAACTAATTAAAGTAATCAAGAAGAAGTTGGTTCGAAAAGTACTGGATATGCTCAAAAAGATTCCTGCAGATGAATACGAGAAATTCTGGAAAGAATACTCCACAAACATTAAGTTGGGAATCATCGAAGATCCGGCAAATAGGACTCGATTAGCCAAATTACTGATGTTCCTGTCTTCAAACAGTGATAAATTAACCTCATTGGCGGATTATGTAAGCCGCATGAAGCCCAAGCAGGATAAGATCTTTTACATAGCCGGCTCTAGCAAAGATGAAGTGAAGAAGTCTCCTTTCGCCGAGAGACTGTTGAGAAAAGGCTATGAAGTGTTGTATTTAACGGAAGCTGTGGATGAATATGCGATATCAGCAATTCCAGAATTTGACGGCAAAAAGTTCCAGAATGTAGCTAAAGAAGGATTTAGCTTGACTGAGAGTGAAGGTGGAAAGGAGCGATTGGAGCAGTTACAGAAGAGCTACGAACCTCTGACCAAATGGCTTGCCGATGATGTTTTAAAAGAGTACATTTCCAAAGCTACAATTTCTGAAAGGTTAAGCGATTCCCCATGTGCGCTAGTAGCCAGCATGTTCGGGTGGACTGGAAATATGGAAAGATTGGCTGTTTCTAATGCTCATCAAAAAGCCGACGATCCTCAAAGATCCTACTACTTAAACCAAAAGAAAACCTTGGAAGTTAATCCCAGACATCCATTAATAAAAGAGCTGCTAAAGAGAGTGAGCGACGATCCTAGCGACCCCAACGCGAAAGACATGGCTTTAATGCTCTTTAGAACCGCCACTTTAAGGTCGGGTTATATGTTGAAAGAGACCTCAGATTTTGCGCAGTCGATCGAAGTGATGATGCGCAAAACTCTAGGTGTTTCTCTTGATGAACAAGTAGAGGAGGAAGAAGACGTTTCCGATGAAATCGGATCGGAAGATGCTGAGGCAGCCGAAAGAGAAGATGAGGCAGAGCATGATGAACTATAG